One stretch of Paenibacillus sp. FSL R5-0341 DNA includes these proteins:
- a CDS encoding cobyric acid synthase has translation MLQGTASDVGKSVITTALCRIFKQDGFKPAPFKSQNMALNSYVTEDGKEIGRAQGAQAEACGIEATTDMNPILIKPVRDMHSQIVVHGVPFAQMSASDYRQKFLPEAKQTVMDALNRLRDTYDVVLMEGAGSPAEINLKDRDIVNMNLAGWADAPVILISDIDRGGVFASIVGTLELLEPHEVERVKGFIINKFRGDLSLLQPGLDWLEERTGIPVLGVLPYIRDIQIEAEDSVVLDSMRHGKSGKTELDLAVIRYPRISNFTDFDALSREPDVNVRYVTSPEELGSPDAILLPGTKDTIGDLAFLRESGLEQAIASQTERDNVQLVGICGGYQMLGRHLKDPFAVEANQIQEAKGLGWLPLSTTFLQEKQTVRASGRVQPQNPIRLYGEADVEASPLPINGYEIHMGVTECHEPERVTALFEISHPGGEAFHEGWGTVDGSVWGTYLHGLFESDQFRRSWLNGLREAKGLAPLQETYSAHERKEMEFNRVAESLRSSLDMKRVYEIMGVQAPE, from the coding sequence ATGCTGCAAGGAACGGCATCAGATGTAGGGAAAAGCGTGATTACAACGGCGCTGTGCCGTATATTCAAGCAGGATGGCTTCAAGCCTGCCCCGTTCAAGTCACAGAACATGGCACTGAATTCTTACGTAACAGAAGACGGCAAGGAGATTGGCCGTGCCCAAGGCGCGCAGGCCGAAGCCTGCGGTATTGAAGCCACGACGGATATGAATCCGATCCTGATCAAGCCTGTGCGGGACATGCATTCGCAGATCGTGGTACACGGTGTACCTTTTGCTCAGATGAGTGCATCAGATTATCGCCAGAAGTTCCTGCCAGAAGCGAAGCAGACGGTAATGGATGCGCTGAACCGGTTGCGAGACACGTATGATGTGGTGCTGATGGAAGGAGCAGGCAGTCCTGCGGAGATTAATCTGAAAGACCGGGATATCGTCAACATGAATCTGGCAGGTTGGGCCGATGCTCCAGTCATTCTGATCTCTGATATTGATCGGGGCGGTGTATTTGCTTCTATTGTCGGCACTCTGGAGCTGCTAGAGCCACACGAGGTGGAGCGTGTAAAAGGTTTTATCATCAATAAGTTTCGCGGCGATCTGTCTCTTTTGCAGCCTGGACTAGACTGGCTCGAAGAACGTACAGGTATTCCAGTATTAGGTGTATTGCCTTACATAAGAGATATTCAGATTGAAGCAGAGGATTCAGTAGTGCTGGACTCCATGCGTCATGGTAAATCCGGAAAAACAGAGCTGGATCTGGCGGTGATCCGATATCCGCGAATTTCCAATTTTACAGACTTCGATGCCCTTTCCCGTGAACCGGATGTGAATGTGCGTTACGTGACCTCGCCAGAGGAATTGGGAAGTCCTGATGCTATTCTTCTACCGGGTACGAAGGATACGATAGGGGATCTGGCGTTCCTGCGTGAGTCTGGACTGGAGCAAGCGATTGCCAGCCAGACCGAACGTGATAACGTTCAGCTCGTAGGGATATGTGGCGGATACCAGATGCTTGGAAGACATCTGAAGGACCCGTTTGCAGTGGAGGCGAATCAGATCCAGGAAGCGAAGGGACTTGGCTGGCTTCCATTATCGACAACATTTCTTCAGGAAAAGCAGACAGTCAGGGCTTCCGGACGGGTGCAACCTCAGAATCCGATTCGTCTGTATGGTGAAGCAGATGTGGAAGCATCTCCACTACCCATTAATGGATATGAGATTCATATGGGTGTTACGGAGTGCCACGAACCTGAACGTGTAACCGCACTATTTGAAATCTCCCATCCAGGTGGTGAAGCATTCCATGAAGGCTGGGGCACAGTGGATGGCAGCGTGTGGGGAACCTATCTGCATGGTTTGTTTGAAAGTGATCAATTCCGACGTTCGTGGCTTAATGGTTTGCGTGAAGCAAAGGGACTAGCCCCACTTCAGGAGACATATAGTGCGCATGAACGTAAGGAGATGGAGTTCAATCGGGTAGCCGAATCGTTGCGGTCCTCATTGGATATGAAGCGTGTGTACGAGATAATGGGTGTCCAAGCACCCGAGTGA